Proteins encoded in a region of the Wenzhouxiangella sp. XN201 genome:
- a CDS encoding DNA polymerase Y family protein: MSARPGELWLGLHCPQLPLLAAWQCDPEPPGLYAVHGYRRGRHVILQASTAAQRAGVAPGQPLSTALAIAPALASRPRHSRAERALIEQLALGAWRVSSHVVQAPPDSVVLEIAGSRRLYGGLRPLVETLCAQLEHEGLPVRVGSAPVAATARLFARHGLHAASPGTMREKLADLSLDALALDEEQAHALAGCGLKSVADLLRLPKPERARRFGSELNRRLACLEGRSPTPLAAWQPPETFRLRLELPAASSDSSALLFVLRRAVARMAHWLDVRDQALTRLHVALRREDGGGSVPLQVGLSRPGMDQARLLELLALKLEKLELPGAVEAVELHAESTDEHRPPQADLWSGNNRGDAWPALLDRLQARVGEGGLAGLAVRPDHRPERAWRWVAPGTPVRCEDERPRPTWLLPEPRSCRREQLCLEEGPERIEAGWWDGVECRRDYFIARDRQGRRLWVFHEHAGEGGWFIQGVFDDIASTS; this comes from the coding sequence ATGTCCGCTCGGCCCGGTGAACTGTGGTTGGGGCTGCACTGCCCGCAGTTGCCCCTGCTGGCGGCCTGGCAGTGTGATCCGGAACCGCCCGGGCTGTACGCCGTGCACGGCTATCGGCGTGGCCGCCACGTGATTCTGCAGGCCAGCACGGCGGCGCAGCGCGCCGGGGTGGCGCCGGGCCAGCCGCTGAGCACGGCGCTGGCGATCGCGCCGGCGCTTGCCAGCCGGCCGCGCCATTCGCGAGCCGAGCGTGCCTTGATCGAGCAACTGGCGCTGGGTGCCTGGCGGGTCAGCAGCCATGTGGTGCAGGCCCCACCCGACAGCGTGGTACTGGAAATTGCCGGTAGCCGGCGCCTCTACGGCGGCCTGCGGCCGCTGGTCGAAACCCTCTGCGCACAGCTTGAACACGAGGGTCTGCCGGTGCGGGTCGGTTCGGCGCCGGTGGCGGCCACGGCCCGGCTGTTTGCCCGTCACGGTCTGCATGCCGCCAGCCCGGGCACCATGCGCGAGAAACTGGCGGACCTGTCCCTGGACGCACTGGCCCTGGATGAGGAACAGGCACATGCCCTGGCGGGTTGCGGCCTGAAATCCGTGGCCGATCTGCTGCGCTTGCCGAAGCCTGAGCGGGCGCGGCGCTTCGGGTCGGAGCTGAACCGGCGCCTGGCCTGCCTGGAAGGGCGATCACCCACGCCGCTGGCCGCCTGGCAGCCGCCGGAGACATTCCGGCTGCGGCTGGAACTGCCGGCGGCCAGCAGCGACAGTTCGGCCCTGTTGTTCGTGCTGCGCCGCGCCGTGGCCCGCATGGCGCACTGGCTGGACGTTCGCGATCAGGCGCTCACACGCCTGCATGTTGCACTCAGGCGTGAGGATGGCGGCGGCAGCGTGCCGCTTCAGGTGGGCTTGTCGCGTCCGGGTATGGATCAGGCTCGCTTGCTGGAACTGCTCGCCCTCAAGCTCGAGAAACTCGAGCTGCCGGGGGCGGTGGAAGCCGTCGAACTGCATGCCGAGAGTACCGATGAGCACCGCCCGCCGCAGGCCGACCTGTGGAGCGGCAACAACCGTGGCGATGCCTGGCCGGCGCTGCTGGATCGATTGCAGGCGCGCGTGGGTGAGGGCGGTCTGGCTGGTCTGGCCGTGCGGCCCGATCATCGTCCCGAAAGAGCCTGGCGCTGGGTCGCGCCGGGAACCCCGGTGCGCTGCGAGGACGAGCGGCCGCGGCCAACCTGGCTCTTGCCCGAGCCGCGCTCCTGCCGGCGCGAGCAGCTGTGCCTGGAAGAGGGGCCGGAACGGATCGAGGCCGGCTGGTGGGACGGCGTGGAATGCCGGCGCGATTACTTCATCGCCCGCGACCGTCAAGGCCGCCGCCTGTGGGTTTTCCACGAGCACGCCGGCGAGGGCGGCTGGTTCATCCAGGGGGTCTTCGACGACATCGCGTCGACGTCTTGA
- a CDS encoding Hsp20 family protein, which produces MNTFDLSPLYRTAIGFDRLADMLSNAQRVDTNGYPPYNIESLGEDRYRITMAVAGFGRDELDIVSEQNTLTVSGNKNEPSEADEGDREFLYRGIANRSFERRFQLADHVKVAGADLENGLLHIELQRELPERMKPRKIEIGSGESHVIEGREEKSAEAA; this is translated from the coding sequence ATGAACACATTCGATCTTTCACCCCTGTACCGCACGGCCATTGGCTTTGATCGCCTGGCCGACATGCTTTCGAACGCGCAACGCGTCGATACCAACGGTTATCCGCCCTACAACATCGAGTCGCTGGGCGAGGACCGCTACCGCATCACCATGGCGGTGGCCGGTTTCGGCCGTGACGAACTCGACATCGTCTCCGAGCAGAACACACTGACGGTTTCCGGCAACAAGAACGAGCCTTCCGAGGCCGACGAAGGAGACCGCGAGTTCCTCTATCGGGGCATTGCCAATCGCAGCTTCGAGCGCCGTTTCCAGCTCGCCGATCATGTCAAGGTGGCCGGCGCCGACCTGGAGAACGGGCTGCTGCACATTGAACTGCAGCGCGAATTGCCCGAACGGATGAAGCCGCGCAAGATCGAGATCGGTAGCGGCGAGAGCCATGTGATCGAGGGTCGCGAGGAGAAGTCCGCCGAGGCGGCCTGA
- a CDS encoding lysophospholipid acyltransferase family protein, protein MTVSRSPQPAWLNLYPLYQWLVYVPLAAVTTLVGALLSVPLALLVSPRLANLYVAVPWGRILSWLVPVRVEVEGMEHVDRNQSYVVVANHQSQFDIPVVYGWIGLDLRWVAKAELSRIPFVAAGCRAIGHVFIDRSDPDQARNAINRAVGHLKPGTGLMFFAEGTRSRSGALLPFKKGAFRVAIEKQLPVLPVTVIGSRDILPAGSLRIRPGRVRLVVHQPIDTQGMNAKDLGDLRRSAQAQIAEALVRTGPAT, encoded by the coding sequence ATGACCGTATCGCGCTCCCCGCAGCCGGCCTGGCTCAACCTCTATCCGCTTTACCAGTGGCTCGTCTACGTGCCGCTGGCGGCGGTGACCACACTGGTCGGGGCGCTGCTGTCGGTGCCGCTGGCATTGCTGGTTTCGCCGCGCCTGGCCAATCTGTATGTCGCCGTGCCCTGGGGCCGGATCCTGTCGTGGCTGGTGCCGGTCCGGGTCGAGGTCGAGGGCATGGAGCATGTCGACCGGAACCAGTCCTACGTGGTCGTGGCCAACCATCAGAGTCAGTTCGATATTCCGGTGGTTTATGGCTGGATCGGCCTGGACCTGCGCTGGGTGGCCAAGGCCGAACTGAGCCGTATTCCCTTCGTGGCGGCCGGCTGTCGGGCCATCGGTCATGTCTTTATCGATCGCTCGGATCCCGATCAGGCCCGCAACGCGATCAACCGTGCCGTCGGACACCTCAAGCCGGGAACCGGCCTGATGTTTTTCGCCGAGGGCACTCGCAGTCGCAGTGGCGCGCTGCTGCCCTTCAAGAAAGGCGCTTTCCGCGTTGCTATTGAGAAGCAGCTTCCGGTGCTGCCGGTGACGGTGATCGGATCACGCGATATCCTGCCGGCCGGCAGCCTGCGCATCCGACCCGGGCGGGTGCGACTGGTGGTTCATCAGCCGATCGATACGCAGGGCATGAATGCGAAAGATCTCGGCGACCTGCGCCGAAGTGCCCAGGCGCAGATTGCCGAGGCTTTGGTGCGAACCGGTCCCGCTACCTGA
- a CDS encoding rhomboid family intramembrane serine protease gives MHLERPDPAYTASKRARRNFGLAVRLTAGFVAVIWAVFLLDLLAGLDLARFGLRPREAAGLLGLVTTPLLHANLAHIASNTFPLFVGGVAMLFLYPNSALKALPMIYVGSAALAWLIARSSLHIGASGLVYGILAYVFVAGVLRRDLRSVGVSLLIWFLYGSLLWGVLPLESGVSWELHACGAIIGIVLAIVFRHQDLPPMKRYDWEDEFPDEANDLDDNRFGDRWP, from the coding sequence ATGCATCTGGAGCGACCCGATCCGGCCTACACCGCCTCGAAGCGGGCCCGACGCAATTTCGGTCTGGCCGTGCGCCTGACCGCCGGGTTCGTCGCCGTGATCTGGGCGGTGTTTCTGCTCGACCTGCTCGCCGGTCTCGACCTGGCCCGCTTCGGGTTGCGGCCACGTGAAGCCGCAGGGCTTCTCGGACTGGTCACGACGCCGCTGCTGCACGCCAATCTGGCACACATCGCCTCGAACACCTTTCCGCTCTTTGTCGGCGGGGTGGCGATGCTGTTTCTCTATCCCAATTCAGCGCTGAAGGCGTTGCCGATGATCTATGTCGGCAGCGCGGCCCTGGCCTGGCTGATCGCTCGATCGAGCCTGCATATCGGCGCCAGTGGACTGGTCTACGGTATCCTGGCCTATGTGTTCGTGGCGGGCGTTCTGCGGCGTGATCTGCGTTCGGTCGGGGTGTCGCTGCTGATCTGGTTTCTTTACGGTTCTCTGCTCTGGGGCGTGCTGCCGCTCGAATCGGGTGTCAGCTGGGAACTGCACGCCTGCGGAGCCATCATCGGAATCGTGCTGGCGATCGTCTTTCGGCACCAGGATCTGCCGCCGATGAAGCGCTACGATTGGGAAGACGAGTTTCCCGACGAGGCCAACGACCTGGATGACAATCGTTTCGGAGACCGCTGGCCCTGA
- a CDS encoding SRPBCC family protein, which yields MVRKLFGILLAMIVVLIVIGFMLPTTLVVERSRVIDRSPEVLFEVLSDLHHFTQWAPWLVRNPDMDWRLEGPDSGVGATLVWRETPESGESRLRIVGTTPPERVELILEMADTEFDNWFHVTPDEGGQRVSWGMRAQFGALDLVGRYVGLILPGLIGKDYREGLERLEDYLEQSPGGAPQLPASRD from the coding sequence ATGGTGAGAAAGCTGTTCGGCATCCTGCTGGCAATGATCGTGGTCCTGATCGTCATTGGCTTCATGTTGCCCACGACCCTCGTGGTCGAGCGCTCGCGCGTGATCGATCGATCGCCCGAAGTCCTGTTCGAGGTCCTGAGTGATCTGCACCATTTCACGCAATGGGCCCCCTGGCTGGTACGCAACCCGGATATGGACTGGCGCCTCGAAGGCCCGGATAGCGGCGTGGGCGCGACGCTGGTGTGGCGGGAAACGCCGGAATCCGGCGAGAGCCGACTACGGATCGTCGGCACGACACCGCCCGAGCGCGTCGAACTGATACTCGAGATGGCCGATACCGAGTTCGATAACTGGTTTCATGTCACGCCGGATGAAGGCGGTCAGCGAGTCAGCTGGGGCATGCGGGCACAGTTCGGTGCCCTCGACCTGGTCGGGCGATACGTTGGCCTGATCCTGCCCGGGCTGATCGGCAAGGACTACCGGGAAGGGCTCGAGCGCCTGGAAGATTACCTCGAACAATCGCCCGGTGGCGCGCCGCAACTGCCGGCCTCGCGCGACTGA
- a CDS encoding Rossmann-like and DUF2520 domain-containing protein: MPALHVIGCGRAGRAIARRLIATGRVRPGLVINRTLESAADAVAFIGGGEPATASDERLAGGWLMLGLPDGVLASKIHSLSQRLPVRPALAFHLSGALPADVLSPLEVPVASVHPVRAFADPRFAVEHFERTWCVAEGEREALDCLQPVFEAAGARWLSFASTHKGAWHAATVAASNFLVTTQALARELAVLAGLPEAQAAEVLSDLQQGTLESVRASDPVRALTGPIERSDFTACRRVVDALDRLPAQQRQLFGALALATLDLAVVKRGARETDADLRKLLRDLAGRPTND; encoded by the coding sequence GTGCCGGCGCTCCATGTCATCGGCTGCGGCCGCGCGGGACGCGCCATTGCACGGCGGCTCATTGCCACCGGCCGCGTGCGTCCGGGCCTGGTCATCAATCGCACGCTTGAAAGCGCGGCCGATGCGGTCGCATTCATTGGCGGCGGCGAGCCGGCAACGGCTTCCGACGAGCGCCTGGCCGGAGGCTGGCTGATGCTGGGCCTGCCCGATGGTGTGCTGGCAAGCAAGATCCACTCGCTGTCACAACGCTTGCCGGTTCGGCCGGCGCTGGCCTTTCATCTTTCCGGGGCCCTGCCGGCCGATGTGCTCTCGCCCCTGGAGGTGCCGGTCGCGAGCGTGCACCCGGTACGTGCCTTTGCCGATCCGCGGTTTGCCGTCGAGCACTTCGAGCGGACCTGGTGCGTGGCGGAAGGGGAAAGGGAAGCGCTCGACTGCCTGCAGCCGGTGTTCGAGGCCGCCGGCGCGCGCTGGTTGAGCTTCGCTTCGACGCACAAGGGCGCCTGGCATGCCGCCACCGTTGCGGCCAGCAACTTCCTGGTGACGACCCAGGCCTTGGCGCGGGAGCTGGCCGTCCTGGCCGGCCTGCCGGAGGCACAGGCGGCCGAAGTGCTGAGCGATCTGCAGCAGGGCACGCTCGAATCCGTACGCGCAAGTGATCCCGTTCGTGCCCTGACCGGGCCGATCGAGCGCAGCGATTTCACGGCCTGCCGACGCGTGGTTGATGCATTGGACAGGCTGCCCGCACAGCAGCGCCAACTGTTCGGCGCACTTGCTCTGGCGACGCTTGACCTGGCCGTGGTCAAGCGCGGCGCGCGCGAGACCGACGCGGACCTGCGCAAGCTGCTTCGGGATCTGGCAGGACGACCTACCAACGACTGA
- the aat gene encoding leucyl/phenylalanyl-tRNA--protein transferase — MNGPVPRLGDAPDSPFPDPLADPREDGLLAWGGDLHPGRLLKAYRKGIFPWYEASGPILWWSPAPRAVMLPGGMHISRRLRRSLRQGRFHVSADSCFEAVIAACAGPRHDQDGTWITSDMQQAYIELHRLGHAHSIEIHTEDDELIGGLYGVAIGRIFFAESKFHRRRDASKFALAALMRALETWEFLLCDCQLWNPHLERLGVTLLSGEVFQAALARGTHQPAPVADWRSAIGDVDFSRW, encoded by the coding sequence ATGAACGGACCCGTTCCGCGACTGGGCGATGCACCCGACAGCCCCTTTCCGGATCCGCTCGCCGATCCGCGCGAGGACGGCCTGCTGGCCTGGGGTGGGGACCTTCATCCAGGCCGCCTGCTCAAGGCCTACCGAAAGGGCATCTTTCCCTGGTACGAGGCGTCCGGCCCGATCCTGTGGTGGTCGCCCGCGCCGCGGGCCGTGATGCTGCCCGGGGGCATGCACATCTCCCGGCGGCTGCGGCGCAGCCTGCGTCAGGGCCGGTTTCATGTCAGCGCCGACAGTTGCTTCGAGGCTGTCATCGCCGCCTGCGCCGGACCGCGTCACGACCAGGACGGGACCTGGATCACCAGCGACATGCAGCAGGCCTACATCGAACTGCATCGGCTCGGCCACGCCCACAGTATCGAGATCCACACCGAGGACGACGAGCTGATCGGCGGTCTCTACGGCGTCGCAATCGGGCGCATCTTCTTCGCCGAATCCAAGTTCCACCGCCGGCGCGATGCTTCAAAGTTCGCACTCGCCGCGCTGATGCGCGCGCTCGAGACCTGGGAATTTCTGCTGTGCGACTGCCAGTTGTGGAATCCACACCTGGAACGGCTGGGCGTCACCCTGCTCTCCGGCGAGGTATTCCAGGCCGCCCTCGCCCGGGGAACGCACCAGCCGGCGCCGGTCGCAGACTGGCGCTCGGCCATCGGCGACGTCGACTTCAGTCGTTGGTAG
- a CDS encoding peptidogalycan biosysnthesis protein encodes MTSNRTESPTLEKPFSHIDESAWNGLCATGPFVDWRFLASVESAGCTGANSGWRPLALVETEADEILCAAPAWLKEHSHGEFVFDFAWAHASQQAGMPWYPKLLVAAPFTPVTGPRLLGSDRHPQAALRLVRRMESLVETLDLWSAGVNYCDENDTGVLREAGWLERFDWQYHWHNTGYQDFDDFLARLRHKPRKNIRAERHRVHADGWHFRWRDGSTLSEAELDLVERCYQVTFALYGNLPSLNREFFERAATSFGDQFLVCIAEHDGKDLACAVYWRDEKRLYGRYWGSLVETRDVHFETCYYQGIDYCITEGLEWFEPGAQGEHKIRRGFLPHKTRSFHYIRHRGLREGIRRWLESEGAWLEQRREQLEQLDPYRSEG; translated from the coding sequence TTGACGAGCAACAGGACTGAATCGCCGACACTCGAGAAGCCGTTCTCGCACATCGACGAGTCGGCCTGGAACGGCCTGTGCGCCACCGGGCCATTCGTCGACTGGCGCTTCCTCGCCAGCGTCGAGAGCGCCGGATGTACGGGTGCCAACAGCGGCTGGCGGCCCCTGGCCCTGGTCGAGACGGAAGCCGATGAAATCCTCTGTGCCGCACCGGCCTGGCTCAAGGAGCACTCCCACGGCGAATTCGTTTTCGACTTCGCCTGGGCCCACGCCTCACAGCAGGCCGGAATGCCGTGGTATCCCAAGCTGCTGGTCGCCGCGCCCTTCACCCCGGTCACCGGTCCGCGCCTGCTCGGCAGTGATCGTCATCCGCAGGCTGCACTGCGGCTGGTCAGGCGCATGGAAAGCCTGGTCGAGACGCTCGATCTCTGGTCGGCCGGCGTCAATTACTGCGACGAGAACGACACCGGGGTGCTGCGCGAGGCCGGCTGGCTCGAGCGTTTCGACTGGCAGTACCACTGGCATAATACGGGCTACCAAGACTTCGATGATTTCCTCGCCCGGCTGCGCCACAAGCCACGCAAGAACATCCGCGCCGAGCGCCATCGCGTGCATGCCGATGGCTGGCACTTTCGCTGGCGCGACGGCAGCACACTGAGTGAGGCCGAGCTCGATCTGGTCGAGCGCTGCTACCAGGTCACCTTTGCCCTGTACGGCAACCTGCCCTCGCTCAACCGGGAGTTCTTCGAACGTGCTGCGACCAGCTTCGGTGATCAGTTCCTGGTCTGCATCGCCGAACACGACGGCAAGGACCTCGCCTGCGCGGTGTATTGGCGTGACGAAAAGCGGCTGTACGGTCGCTACTGGGGCAGCCTGGTCGAGACCCGCGATGTTCATTTCGAAACCTGCTACTACCAGGGCATCGACTACTGCATTACCGAGGGCCTGGAATGGTTCGAGCCCGGCGCCCAGGGCGAGCACAAGATCCGGCGCGGTTTTCTGCCGCACAAGACCCGCTCCTTCCACTACATCCGCCATCGCGGCCTGCGCGAGGGCATCAGGCGCTGGCTGGAAAGCGAAGGAGCCTGGCTCGAGCAGCGCCGCGAGCAACTTGAGCAGCTCGACCCCTATCGGAGCGAAGGATGA
- the trxB gene encoding thioredoxin-disulfide reductase: MSDPRHFRLLILGSGPAGYTAAIYAARANLQPALITGIEQGGQLTTTTDVENWPGSYPDLQGPALMQQMGAHAEAFDTQIIFDHIHTADLLQQPFRLEGDSGVYTCDALIIATGASARYLGLPSEDAFKGRGVSACATCDGFFYREKPVAVIGGGNTAVEEALYLANIASKVTLVHRRDELRAEKILQDRLFQKESEGKVEFRWNHVLDEVLGDDDGVTGMRIKQVQGGETSEIDLDGVFIAIGHDPNTKIFADQLDMTNGYIHIRTGQEGMATATSVPGVFAAGDVADHIYRQAVTSAGFGCMAALDAERYLDEQQD, from the coding sequence ATGTCCGACCCCCGACATTTCCGCCTGCTGATCCTCGGTTCCGGCCCCGCCGGCTACACCGCGGCCATCTACGCGGCGCGCGCCAACCTGCAACCGGCCCTGATCACAGGCATCGAACAGGGCGGCCAGCTGACCACAACCACCGACGTGGAAAACTGGCCCGGCAGCTATCCCGACCTGCAGGGGCCGGCACTGATGCAGCAAATGGGGGCGCACGCCGAAGCCTTCGACACCCAGATCATTTTCGATCACATCCACACGGCCGACCTGCTACAGCAGCCCTTCCGGCTCGAGGGCGACAGCGGCGTCTACACCTGCGACGCCCTGATCATCGCCACGGGCGCATCGGCCCGCTATCTCGGCCTGCCCTCGGAAGATGCCTTCAAGGGCCGGGGCGTGTCGGCCTGCGCGACCTGCGACGGGTTCTTCTACCGCGAAAAGCCGGTCGCCGTCATCGGCGGCGGCAACACGGCCGTCGAAGAAGCACTGTATCTGGCCAACATCGCCAGCAAGGTGACCCTCGTCCACCGCCGCGACGAGCTCAGGGCCGAAAAGATCCTGCAGGATCGCCTGTTCCAGAAGGAATCCGAAGGCAAGGTCGAGTTTCGCTGGAACCACGTCCTCGACGAGGTACTGGGCGACGATGACGGCGTGACCGGCATGCGCATCAAACAGGTACAAGGCGGCGAGACCAGCGAGATCGACCTCGACGGTGTCTTCATCGCCATCGGCCACGATCCCAACACCAAGATCTTTGCCGACCAACTCGACATGACCAATGGCTACATTCACATCCGGACCGGCCAGGAAGGCATGGCCACGGCCACTTCGGTCCCGGGCGTATTCGCCGCCGGCGATGTCGCCGACCACATCTACCGCCAGGCGGTGACCTCGGCCGGCTTCGGCTGCATGGCCGCGCTGGATGCAGAACGCTATCTTGACGAGCAACAGGACTGA
- the ald gene encoding alanine dehydrogenase, translating into MRIGIPREIKTLEGRVALVPAACGDLVRAGHEVLIQSGAGDKSGFSDDDFRQAGVDVLPDAEALYGKAELVVKVKEPIDGDLDHLRSDHLLFCYLHLAAEPKLTDRLLDIGLTGVAFETVEDSDGSLPLLAPMSNIAGRIGVQVGTHLLHQPEGGRGVLLGGLPAADRGHVVVLGAGAAGGNSARLAAASGARVTVFDKRQDRLAEMMAIGPNVTALYPYVETVAEFVSKADLVIGAVLVTGARAPHVITREMISSMNEGAVVVDISVDQGGCVETTRPTTYADPTYQVDGVTHFAVTNMPGAVPRTSSQALSAAILPYVQHMARPDWLQVEALAKGVNVRDGELVHPALKQA; encoded by the coding sequence ATGCGAATCGGAATTCCCCGCGAGATCAAGACCCTGGAAGGTCGGGTGGCACTGGTCCCTGCAGCCTGCGGAGATCTTGTGCGCGCAGGACACGAGGTCTTGATTCAATCGGGAGCCGGCGACAAGAGCGGTTTTTCCGACGACGATTTCCGCCAGGCCGGGGTGGATGTCCTGCCCGATGCCGAAGCCCTCTACGGCAAGGCCGAGCTGGTGGTCAAGGTCAAGGAACCGATCGACGGAGACCTCGACCACCTGCGCTCCGACCACCTGCTGTTCTGTTACCTGCACCTGGCCGCCGAGCCGAAACTGACCGATCGCCTGCTCGACATCGGCCTGACCGGCGTGGCTTTCGAAACGGTCGAGGACAGCGATGGCTCGCTGCCCCTGCTGGCTCCGATGAGCAATATCGCCGGTCGGATCGGGGTCCAGGTCGGTACCCATCTGCTACACCAGCCCGAAGGCGGGCGCGGCGTACTGCTTGGTGGTCTTCCTGCAGCCGATCGCGGGCATGTCGTGGTGCTCGGCGCCGGTGCGGCTGGTGGCAACTCGGCGCGCCTGGCGGCTGCCTCCGGCGCTCGTGTGACGGTCTTCGACAAGCGTCAGGACCGCCTGGCCGAAATGATGGCCATCGGCCCCAATGTGACGGCACTTTATCCCTATGTCGAGACCGTGGCCGAGTTCGTGTCCAAGGCTGACCTGGTCATCGGCGCGGTGCTGGTCACCGGCGCCAGGGCGCCGCACGTGATTACCCGCGAGATGATCTCGTCGATGAACGAAGGGGCGGTGGTGGTCGACATCTCGGTCGATCAGGGCGGCTGCGTCGAGACCACGCGACCGACCACCTATGCCGACCCGACCTACCAGGTTGATGGCGTGACGCATTTTGCCGTCACCAACATGCCCGGCGCGGTGCCGCGCACATCCAGTCAGGCATTGTCGGCGGCCATTCTGCCCTATGTGCAGCATATGGCGCGCCCGGACTGGCTCCAGGTCGAGGCCCTCGCCAAGGGCGTGAACGTGCGCGACGGCGAACTTGTACACCCGGCCCTTAAGCAAGCATAA